gaccagggcataagtcacacagagcttatcccttctccttgatcacccgttgctctcagctctcctgatggctatcaggctaactagtgggatttatgctaagccgttgcccatacaacggtcaagtggttcgcacgacgagaagctaggtgagatgtcacatcaactcggtccttaggggtgacaggatggatatctcccttcctcgctcaaccacacaggtacgagcacaccaacggcaattcacacagaaatgccatccatcccgtcttactcgtctttcaaaaccacattgtatcccttcccacacacacacattttctttataaaatcaggtggtcaaggtagggttatctcaaacaagggtggctatccttccatgttttcagcacgcaaaaccatgcaattttataaaacaggccatcgggttgcgtttataaaaactaggacaaaaacatgcatcaaagggcggaattgaacttgccatcgtcaaactcttgcgggagatcctgatcgtagcactgtccctcaggctcggggtcgcggaactggtcctcgttcgcttggtcacagtcgggacctccctcgttcactccgtgtcctacgacgcaaacaaacaggcacacaatcaagcacaagaactaaaagcttttatcgtcgagcttgaatcggaaataatttagttacggaggtagggttaatatttttgggtggtttcttaatggcatagctaaaactatactagaaacggagtggtaaagttttgggtcaatcggaggtcgtttcgcacataaaatgacacgctaaaggtggtttcagggcttaaacgggggtccaggggcttggtcgtaattatctaaagagggcaggggtttatttgcgaaccctagaaatatcCAGAGTATGCAAAAAGGGTGTCAAGCGTAATTGGGTTTACGTAATAAAggacttggtttgaaatatcaAAAAGAGTAAGGTTTATTTAGTAAAAAGGAGTAACTAAGTgaggggggtttctttggggtaatacaggaaaaggggagggggctttgggcaaaagccctccttcttcctcctcttgccagaggaaaacagaggagggggaagggagctcggcgccggccccaatccggcggccgaggcccggggcggTTCGAGCGCatggggaaaagggagagggggccaaGGGGACTTGATTCCCccgctcaccttgagccgaggtggagcgagggggccgggcgacggtggcttgcggcggctggtggtgcggctcgggcggccggcgatgggggcgcggggagaggcaggtggcggcggtgggagttgtGGGGGAGACGAGGGATGGCGCAGGGCCgatttataggccggggaaaGCAACGGAGAGGCCGGGGTAGGTGGaagccggcgagcggtgcggggcgGCACTAATGGCGCTCGGCTGCGGGCTTTCGTCGCGACGCGGtggtgcaggacggcggcggtgtgcggcagcagcgtgcggcgcggccaatcgacgggcggtgcggcacgcgcgggggtaggcgcacgcgggcgccgtgcggcgcggcgggcgatgCGGCGTCGCGGCGCCGAGCGCGGGCGTGTGCGCGCACGGCAcacgtggcgcgggccaggggcgaggcgcggcgcggcgtggcgcgcagctacgcggcgcgtgcgcgcgtgcggcacggccgggcggggccagcgcacagcggcgctcgggcgctcgggagcagaggcaggggaaagagagaagagggaagggaaaaggaagaagaaaggaaaaggaaagggaaaaggaaaagggaagaaagaaaagagagagagattggaagaagagaaaaggaagaaatgggagggagagaaaggagagagagggggaagggcgtgtcggcgccggtcgcggcggcgaccgcggccggtcggccacgcgcgcgcgggggttcgcgcgcggcacgaggagcgccggcgcaatttgcggcagcggtcgcggccggtcggccacgcgcgcggtattcgcgcgaggagagaaagaaagggaagggagtcgcgtctgcgttaatcacggcggacggtcgcgcgtgggcgggcgatgcggaacggaacagcactccggttagggttagggttttgacgtcgaaccgtttttacgaattactctagcgcatgattttattaagtgaattttcagggcgtcacaatcCCGTgatgaaccctaaccctacctAAAAAAAATCACCTGCGCGCCCGTGCTGCTAGGCCAGCACGCCAGCCGACAGCTAGCGCGCCGCCTCGCGCGTAGCCCAGCGCTGCCCCACGCGCaccagcccgagcgccgctgTGCACGCTGCTGCGCCCGCCCGCGCGGCAGCATGCCCGCCGCCCGTGTGGcagcccgcgcggccgccccgAGCGCGCAGCcggcccgcccgcccgcgcgccagcGCCGCTAGGCGCGCTGCAGGGGCCCACCCGCGCGCCCGCCCTGCGCGCCAGCACAACGCCCGTCGGCCCCCGTGCGTCAGCTGCGCGCCTCTCCACGCGCCagaccgcgcgccgccgcgcgccagcgccgcccgcgcgccgcttcTCTGCCTGAGCGGCGGCCGTGCCCGGAGGGGAAAAAGAAGTGAAGTGAGGTGTGCGTTAGGGTTTCATTCCGACCACATGTTTTATACGAGCTGCCGTGAGTTTCTGGCCGTTCGATCGGAATGAAGCGTTCAGATTCACCCGCATTAGGGTTTTCGCGGGATGGGCCAAATGGGACAAATGTGCAGATTGGGCTGCGCGTGTAGAGGGGATATTTTGGGCTGTTTTACGAGTTTTAGCCCAGTTAATGTTTAAAGTCTTTTATttactgtttcttatgtttaaaGCTCAAGTTAATTGCTGTTATGTTTAAAGTTTTAATTATTTCTGTTGCACTTATTATTACCAGCATTATGTTAATTAATTTCCATGAGTTATGTAATTTTTTTTAATCCTGTTTTAGTTACATTTATTCGTTGAAAATTATGTTCATCCACCATAAGCAATTAAGATGCACTCTATTTAAATGGAACCATCGGGAAGTTTATTTAGAGCACTTATAATTAATTCTAACCATCGTTGATTTAATTATGAGTTTAATGAAGTTATTGTTCTCATGATTTTCAGTGAACACTGTGACGGGCTACCTGAAATCCATTGAGCCACTGAATGGCACCAACTATCCAAGCTGGTATAAAGATGTTAATGTTGCCATTGCTATGTGCGAGTATGATCTCGCCTTACGTCAAGACAAGCCAGCAAAGCCCGCTGATCCCGATGGTGATCGTACTGCCATTGAGAAGTGGGAGAGATCAGACAGGATGGCCAACATGATCATTAAGAACACGATCACTCCAGCCATCTGTGGTGCTATTCCTGATAAggaccaggatggtaatgatcTGAGCGCCAGGGCATATCTTGCCAAAGTGGAGGAGAACTTTAAAAGTTCTTCCAAGACTTAAGCTAGCACCCTGATCATGAAGATGCTGACTTCACAGTATGATGGGCAAAGTGGAATCAGGGAGCACATTATGAGCATGTGTGACATGGCAAATAAGCTGAAGACACTGGATATGGCTATCTCTGATGGTTTTCTGGTGCATTTCATCATGACTTCTCTGCCAGTACAGTACAGTCCCTTCAAAATAAGCTACAACACTCAGAAGGCGACTTGGAGCATGGCTAAGCTCATTAGCTACTGtgttgaggaagaagaaaggcagaaagCTGAAAGGATGAAGGATGCTGTCAACATGGTCAGCGACCGCTTTGGGCGTGTTAGCATGAATAACACTTCTAAGCATCAGGCTGAGTCTGGCAGCAACAGGCAGCATAAGAAAAAGTTTAAGGGCCATAAGAGCAAGGCTGTGTCACGTAAGAAGACCTCTAATGAGAGGCTGTGCAAGTTCTGCAAGTCACCTAAACATGAGCAGAAGGAATGTCATGGATTTAAGGAGTAGCTTATGAACAAAGGTACAATTACTGATTATATATCTTTTATTGATGAATCGTTCTTAGTGAATTTTTCTCCtaatacttggtggattgactcaggtgccACTGTGCACAGTTCCAATTCACTGCAGGTATTCAGTTCGATCCGAACTATAAGAGAGGGGGAGCGAAGCCTAAGAGTGGCTGATGGAAGTGAAGGTTGAAGGCATTGGGAGCTTCGATTTGGAGTTACCAGGCGGCTTCAACCTTAGTTTGCATGATGTTCTTTATGTTCCCAGTTTGAAGAGAAACCTTATTTCTGTTTCGCGTTTAGATAAGTCGGGACATATTTGTGAGTTTGGCAACTCTGTGTGCAACattaaatttcataatttaagtGTGGGCCTTGGTCATTTGCAAGGCAATCTTTATTTGCTCTCTCTTGATAATGTTTATTCTGCAATGAATGTGGATGATGTAACGCATAAGCGTAAGCGTGATGATGAGACTTCTTCGAAATTGTGGCATTGTCGTTTGGGCCacatttcgagggggagaattgagtGTCTCATAAGAGAAGAGATACTCCATTCATTAGATCTCTCAAACTTAGATCAACAATGCGTTGATTGTATTAAGGGGAAATTCGCTAAGACAATTAAGAAAGAAGCTACTCGGAGTTCGGGCCTATTAGAAATAATTCATACTGATATTTGTGGCCCGTTTCCAGTAAAGTCTGTTGATGGTTTTGATTCCTTCATTACTTTCACAGATGACTTCTCTCGTTACGCTTATATTTACCCCATTCGTGATCGATCCGAGTCATTAgataaattcaaaatattcaaggCTAAAGTGGAAAATCAGCATAATATCACTATTAAATTAGTGAGATCAGATCGAGGTGGTGAATATTATGGGAGATATGCTCCATTCGGCCAAGTACCTGGACCATTCGCTAAGTATCTTGAAGAGAATGGTATAAAGGCCCAGTACAGTATGCCGGACGAACCACAGCAAAATGGAGTTGCTGAGCGTCGTAATCGTACACTAATGGACATGGTACGTAGCATGCTTAGTTATTCTACTTTGTCTGTGGAGCTGTGGATGGAAGCATTAAAAATAGCCGCGCACATACTAAATCGTGTTCCTTCCAAATCCGTGCCAAAAACACCTTATGAGTTGTGGTTTGGAAAGAAACCATCGCTTAATTATCTACGtgtgtggggctgtccagcCGAAGCTAAGTTATTTAATCCACAGCAAAAGAAATTAGATAATAAGATGGTGAGCTGCTATTTCATCGGATACCCTGATAAGTCTAAGGGATACCGATTCTACTGTCCTGATCGCCTCACTAAGTTCGTTGAGACCAGGCAGGCTGTATTCCTAGAGGATGCAGAAATCAGTGGGAGCTTTCCGAGGAGGGAAATTAATCTTGAAGAAATACGGGCTGAGCTTCCCATCCCGGTAATTCAAGAAATAGTAACACCTCAGTTAGTGCCGCTGTTTGTTCCTTCCGTTCAGAGTACACCATCTGTTCAGAATACGCCTCCTGTTCAGAGTACTAGCGCTACTCCGCCTGTTGAAGTAGCTCCTGAGCCTGCGAGCGAACAACAAGCTGAGCAAATGGCGCCTAATGCTGAAGATGAGAACCCTGTCGAGGTGCCTCAGGCTGCACCTCAACCAGCACCTCAGCCTGTAGAACCATTAAGAAGATCACAGCGGGCTAAGAAAAAGACAGTTTTCCCTGATTATGAGACATACTTAAGTAAAAATATGTATGATATTGGGAAAGCTGATGATCCGAACACGTTTAGAGAGGCAGTATCATGTGAGAACTCTGCCAAATGGGTTGAGGCCATGGAAGAAGAGCTTAAGTCCATGAGTTCCAATGATGTTTGGGATCTGGTAGATATTCCTAATGGAGTCAAACCAGAAGGCTGTAAGTGGGTCTACAAAACTAAACGTGATTCTAAAGCGAATGTCGAACGATTTAAAGCAAGGCTTGTAGCCAAaggttttacacaaaaggaaggGGTCGATTATAATGAAATTTTCTCCCCTGTGTCTAAGAAAGATTCATTCAGAATCGTTATGGCGCTAGTAGCTCATTATGACTTAGAGCTATATCAGATGGATGTCAAAACTGCGTTCCTGAATGGTGATTTGGATGAGACCATCTTCATGGCACAACCGGAAGGTTTTGTTGTGAAGGGCAAGGAACATTTAGGATGCAGACTTAAGAAATCTATTTACGGGCTTAAGCAAGCGTCAAGACAGTGGAACCTTAAATTCGATCAAGTGATTAAGAAATTCGGATTTAAGGAGAATGATGTGGATAATTGTATCTACACTAAGATAAAGGGTGGTAAATTTATAATTCTAGTGCtttatgtggatgatatccTATTAGCGAGCAGCGATAAGCGTATGCTGCATGAGACAAAGGGATTTCTTTCATCCaattttgatatgaaagatcttggtgaagccTCTTATGTTCTGGGCATTAAGATACACCGAGACAGGGCCAAAGGAGTACTAGAATTGTCTCAAAAGGCATATATTGAGAAAATGCTTAAGAGATTTAATATGGATAAGAGTAAGGCCACACCTGTTCCATTAGCGAAGGGCGATAACTTTAATGAAGCCCAATGTCCTAAGAACCAATTGGAATCAGATGAGATGAAGGACATACcttatgcttcagctgtcggaagtCTGATGTATGCACAAGTCTGTACGCGTCCTGACTTGGCTTTTGCTACCGGAATATTTGGAAGATATCAGAAAAATCCCGGGAAGGTCCACTGGGTTGGTGTCAAGAAGGCATTACGTTACTGCCAAGGCACTAAAGACTTTATGCTCACATACAAAAGATTAGATAACCTTGAAGTTGTGGGTTATACTGATGCTGACTTTGCTGGATGTGTGGATAGTAGGAAATCTACATCAGGATATATCTACACGTTAGCTGGTGGAGCTATATAATGGAAAAGCTCTAAGCAAAGTTTAGTTGCAGCGTCGACGATGCAAGCTGAGTTTGTGGCATGCTATGAAGCAACTGGACACACTGTTTGGCTTAAGAATTTTATTCCGGGCCTCAAGGTAATTGACAGCATTACGAAACTTATAACGTTATACTGCGATAATCAGTCTGCAGTATTCTTTTCGAGTAACAACAAGTCAAGTGGTGCTTCCAAACACATTGACCTTAAGTATCGTGTTGTGAAAGAAAGATGCCAGGATCGAACCATTAAGATTGAGCACATAAGAACTAATTCTATGTTAGCAGATCCGCTCACTAAAGACTTACCACCGAACGTGTTTAAGCAGCACGTTACTAATATGGGTTTGGTGGATAGTGTTTAGGTCCTGGTTTAGGGCCATTATAACTCCCAACTAACGAATAATCGTTCTACCGAGGTGTTTCAGTGAGACTGTGGGTAATGGGGTCCCAGTAGTGCATCAAGCTACTGACGACGCATTGGTCCGGTACTTTCTGTTACTACTAAGGGTGAACATTAGTACGATACGAATATTAACCTTAACCGTTCGATCAAGTGGGAAAATGTTGGAAATAAATTTCTGTTGAGATATTGTGATCTTCACTTTTAAGGAAACGTTTAAACCATCTAAACGTGATTAAGGAAACCTAATGATAAAATCCTAATGGGCTGTGATCAGCAGGCCCATTAGGCCTGTTTCCAGAGGCTGGCCCCTAGCCCCACAGTGCCTATAAACATAAGGTCGTGGTTAGCACCTAAATGATCTAATTATCTCAATCTAAAATGCTAGCCACCGCTAGTCTGATCGCTAAGGGCATTGGAGGGGTTTGGAAGGCCAAGCACTCCCGTTGGCGCCCGGAGGACGCCGATTCGCCGCTGCATCTCCTACACCGACAAGAACGCCTACTTCCTCTACGGATCAGGCGTAAATGGCTGTTGCTACTGCTAACGCTGGTATAATGATTACCGTTTATTCCGCGTTAGATTGATTTGTCATGAACTAGATTATGTTAAGATTCTGGATAATCGTGCCGCTAATTTAAGTTTTGGCAAATTCTAACAGAAGCCACTGGGGCGGCGGTCCTGCGCGTtagcggtggcggcggccgacgGCGACGATGTCAGCTAAGCAGCCAGCCGTCCGGTCGCGGCCGGCACTGGAACCCAcggcgacgccgacgccgacgccaaCGCTGACATATCGTGCGCGCATGGCTTCGTTCCTGCAGAGTCTTGCGTCGCCGACGCGCGAGCTCGAGCCTTTGTGAACGACATCGCCTCTGCTCCTCGCCTCCATCACGTTAACAAGCACGAGGGTACTTGAGGTCTTTCTACTACGATACAGCAGCTTGTGTTTCTCCAACGTGTCCGGTTTGCAGCGTTaggtgcagcagcagcagcgcatTTGATGCTCATGAAAGGCCGGTAGTGCCATGGCAACTGTTTCCTGCTCCAAGCCTCCAAGGACAGGACAGGagccgagcagagcagagcacacGGAATCCTCCTGCTCCAGGGCCCACGGCCACGCACCTCTAACCGCTGCTCGCCATGCGACAGTGCATGTGGACGTTGCTGGTCGGATCTGAACCTGGTCCAGCACTCCAACTCCCTGGTGTATGCAGCTCCACTGTTCAAGCATGTCGGGCATACCAGGAGCACGGCGTAATGCTCATGCTCAAAGGCAGTTTTCAACCTGGATATCGAGTTCGCATCTACCAACATCATCAGTATATGCCAATCCTTAAAGGGAGAAAAACTCTAGAAAAGATTTCAACCGAATCGGTTCTCAGCATTCATGCCCCTTGACTCCTTGAGCAAAGATCTCAACCGCTCGATCTGCTTGAGTAGGAAGGCTGTTGCGAGTCGTTGCCAATGTCTTGggagtaaagggatgctttaatttCGTGTACGAAATAGTAGTACTACCATTGTACGAGCAGTTTGCCATTGACATGGTTTCTCTGGAGATATATAACCATATCCAGGGATAAATGACAAACCTAGTTGATTTACTTGAGCCAAACAATGGTTGCCTAAGTACACGAGATTGGGACCTTTAGTTTTTTCCCTCTCTATTTTGTACATAAACTCTTTTGCTTTTTAATAAATCCAAGTAGGGGCGTGCCTCTCCTggtttcttcaaaaaaaaaacaaagtaCACGGTATTCGCGATCTTTTTGACATGAGCCGAAGCACTGTGAAGTAGAAGTTTTAGCCGTGAACTTGGACACGTTTGACAGTTGATCCAGATTTCAGCTCCAAATTCACATATCCAAAGTGCGGCAGATCCTTCAGTACAGTTGGCGTTGCCCATGCAGCTGTTTGGCTACAAGGTTGACTCCACTGCTACCCTGATTGGATAAGCTGGGTTTTCACCACTTATGTAGTTGTACTCCACCATGATTGATTTTACTAATAATCCTTTTTTTTTGAGCAGACAGTAAGTATGTGCTTTGCATGAAAAAAGAATAAAAAGCTGTGAAGCTAGATTTGCGAGCATCTCCAGTAGTTTCTCCTCTCTGCTCGGTACTAAAAATGCTCTTTTATGGTAATTTGATTTTAATAGTCTACTATAGCAACCATCATCAAAAATATAAAAGTAGCTATCGGTTATAGAGGAAGATAATTCTTTGAATACAAGATATGAGTAATGTAATATGCTGCAGATGCTCTGAGCGTACTTTTTCTTTTACCGGACCCAGGTCAGgcttctttttttctctctcgGAGATCTTACTTTCTTCTTTTTGTTTCTTTTGAGAAGGAAACTTTGTTCTTCTGTACCCGCATCACTTGCATAAGTAATGCACTCAATCTCTGATGATTAGTGGCTTAGCACCCATCCCCGTGGCCCTGCCGCAAGCACCATTCCCAGTAGAGACGGGAACCTGTCTTCTTCCCCGTCCGTCCGGTCCTCCGCTTATAAAACACGCCACCCACCTTCCCCAATCTTCCTCGCAAGCATCCAAGAAAAGCAAACCAAACCAGGCCCAAACCGGCAAGAAAGAAACACACCAGCCAAGCAAGaaacctccccgccgccggagaTGTCGCAGCTGATCGAGGACCACCGCTCGGGCGCGGAGGTGCACTCCGGGCACGAGCTGTGCGCGCGCAAGTCCCGCGAGCTCATGGTGGAGCTGGGCCTCCCCGACGGGCTCCTCCCGCTGCCATCCCTCGACGAGGTGGGCTACAACCGCTCCACGGGCTTCGTCTGGCTCCGCCAGGCCGCCGGCGTCACCCACGCCTTTGACACCATCGGCAAGCAGGTCTGGTACGACAGGGAGGTGACGGCCTTCGTGGAGCCCGGCCGGATGCACGGTCTCACCGGGGTCAAGAGCAAGGAGCTCCTCATCTGGGTCACCATCTCCGAGATCGTCGTCAGCCCCTCCGGCACCAAGGTCGTCTTCCGCACCCCCGCCGGGCTCGGCCGCGCCTTCCCCGTCACCGCCTTCCAGCTCAACCCGGCGCCCGAGGGGGACAAGGAggacgaggccgccgccgcagccaacTGATCTGCTTCCGGCGGGCGGGCCCTCGATCTGGCCGTGCCGCGGCGAGATCTGGTGCGGCAACTGTGTTGTGCCCCGGGGCTGTGTGAGCTGAGCAATCTCCTCTGCATCTGCGGTGTAATGGTAGTGGATGATGCAGGAATAAACCGTGTCCATGGATTCAGGGTTCATAATTGTGTGTGCTTAGCACTGCAGTGATGCTGCAGCTTGATCTTGTACTGATTCAGAGCTCGTCCGCCTCATTTCCTGTTTCGGTTTGGAACGAAATTGCATTGGCTTGTCTGTTTCGTTGCCTGTTTACTGTCTTCTCTGAGGCTTGGATTGTCGTTGTCCCATGGTTCAGGAGCAGGGTAAAAGAAAAGGTATGAAGATCTAGATCCGTTTGATCATGATCGATTCAGAAGTGGTGTTCATCCATGGAGTCACGAGATCTGTTGTACTTGCCTATCCAAACGGTGGTTAGCATTCAAACCTTGACGTGTAGTTGTCCTACTTCTACCTTGGTCTCGGCATTTGCCTACCCAAAGGAGTTGGCTTTTAAACACACGTCCGGCGTAGATTGGTACACTTGCCCATCGGAAGTAGCAGCATTTAATAAATGACATAAAATTGTTTTTGTTGGTGTGTAGATTTCAGCAgctttcttctctcttttttttttgaaggatTCAGCATCTTTCTTTGCAATTGTGCGTGGTGCGGACATCTACCCACCCGATCTCTGCACGGGAAAGCGGTGTTCACCAACTGATCTCCGTTCAGACCAGGCGGCCAACCAGATGCCACACTGCAGTCCCAACGCtatgcctctgcctctggctcCCTCTGCTGGGGCCAGCATGTGGAACAGTGGAAGCGCCGGACGTTGCCGGCCACCCAGAACTAGTCCTTCAGTAACTTTGTACTAGGCTACCAGCACGGACTCCAAATCCAACCGGCTGGGCGCGTTGGAGCAGCAGTGCAGC
The genomic region above belongs to Panicum hallii strain FIL2 chromosome 4, PHallii_v3.1, whole genome shotgun sequence and contains:
- the LOC112889421 gene encoding uncharacterized protein LOC112889421 — protein: MSQLIEDHRSGAEVHSGHELCARKSRELMVELGLPDGLLPLPSLDEVGYNRSTGFVWLRQAAGVTHAFDTIGKQVWYDREVTAFVEPGRMHGLTGVKSKELLIWVTISEIVVSPSGTKVVFRTPAGLGRAFPVTAFQLNPAPEGDKEDEAAAAAN
- the LOC112890321 gene encoding uncharacterized protein LOC112890321, yielding MKMLTSQYDGQSGIREHIMSMCDMANKLKTLDMAISDGFLVHFIMTSLPVQYSPFKISYNTQKATWSMAKLISYCVEEEERQKAERMKDAVNMVSDRFGRVSMNNTSKHQAESGSNRQHKKKFKGHKSKAVSRKKTSNERLCKFCKSPKHEQKECHGFKE